From the genome of Cynocephalus volans isolate mCynVol1 chromosome 15, mCynVol1.pri, whole genome shotgun sequence:
taaatttGTGTGTACCTAATAAACCAGCATACAATTATGTAGTAAAAATTGACAGAACTAAAAGCATAGAGAGATCCAGTAACAGATTTTTTAGCTCTTTCAGTAACTAATACAAGAATCGGATAAGATACAGagatagaagatttgaacaacacaATAATAAATGTCACTAGCTGACATACGTAGAGTTTTGCACCCAACAAATACAGAacatattttcaagtatacatgaaataattagaaaaataactaTTTACTGGGCAGTAAGTTTCAACAAATGCCTATGAACTGAAATCCTATTGAGTATGCTCTCTTTCCACAATGTGATTAAgctggaaatcaataataaaaaagctagaaaatctccaaatgtttgaaaattatcaactatatacatatatatgtacacagatacacatgtatttttatatatgtgtcatatatattacacatatataatcttttttgtttCACTCATGTGCTGTTTTCTCCTACAGTGTTCCGTATGGTCATAGCCTGTGAATCTCCTGTCATTTTCTTCACACAAGCCACGAAAATGAAGGGGTCAAATTTATGTAGAACCGAATGGGTAAAGGAAAGCATTTGTATTTCTGGCCTTACAGACTTCTTCCACTGGATACTTCAGGTCACTTCTCAGTATCTCAGCCCtcttatctaaaatatacaataaaggGCCAGAAATGCTCTTTATTTGGGAATTGCCTGCTCTTGTGGAAGGGAAGTTAGAGGATAGAGTCCAGTTTTTAATTTGCTGGGTCTCACAAAGGTATGgtggaggagaaaaagaggaattggagagaaacaatatttagtttatttcattcaatcctcAATGGAACTGCTGAGGTACCTGAGATGATTTCCCCTTTCTAGAGGAAGAATCCACGACCTGGGAAGATAGCGACTTCCGAGTCCACGTCCTGTCCCTGCTCTGCCTCCCTTGGCTACCCCCGGCAGGGTAGTTCTCATTAGCGGGAGAATAGGGAATGTACGTAGGAGACTCAGGAGAGTGGGTCGAATAACTTGCAACATTTTACGAAACATGCATTAAGTCATGCTTCCCTCAAAGGCTTTCCGAAGCAGTTCGTCTTTTAATCAAGTCTTTgcttacatatatttttagaaagcatGAAAGTATCTCAAATTATCGATCATTATTTGTACTGTTATCAAACCGTGTGAAGAGACCAGAGTACTAGAAAACTGgtgatttgcattttaaaattgcatCCCCTTTTCCTTCTGCCCAGCGACATGATATGCATGtaatttctaatttcaaattACATTAGGGCATTTGTCGTATGGAGCTTTAAAAATGGAATGGGAGCCTCAACTGCATAGTTCTCCTTTTTAAATAGACCTGTAAcactctttgtttttctttaattcagtCCTTAACAGGaaagctttttattatttcagatgGACTGGGATTGCACTACTGGAAAGAAGAGAATCTCTCGATTTTTGAGGAATGCTGTTGTTCTCTGTTAGTTCCAAGGCCACTTGACTCGGGGGGTGGAGGCGGTGGGGCGGTAGGGTCAGCGGAGCGCAGTCGCGGCTGCGCCATCTCTTGCTTTTCCAGTCGCAAGGGAGGGACCAGCGGAGGCGCAGGTGCAGCTCCTGGGCGCACGCGGGCAGTCCTACACCCGGCGGGCGGGCGCCCCTGCCTCCTCCGCAGGCGGCGAGCTCTTCTCCTGACCACCGCAGGAAAGGCAGACCCCTTCCCCAGGCCAGGCGGgtaaggaataataataatgataataataagagagagggagagatagcTGTTGGGCTTGCTGTTACCGAGGGCGCGCGGAACCTAGGGGGACCGAAGCTTGCCCTTGTAGAATTCGGTGGGATGACTCGGGTCCGCTAGGGGTGTCCTAAAGCAAGAGAGATGGTCTGTACAGAGTAAGGACTCTCCTCTCTCCAACACTTTGTTTGATGTATTCAACGGGCTGGAATGAGATTTCAACAGGTAGCAGAGAACGCTCTTGTGGGGGAGGTTTGGGGCGCTGCGCCGTCCCCTCTTGGGACCGTACCTCTCCCTAAAGCTACACGTCGACGAGTCTAGACTGTGCTTTCAATTCCTCTTTCCAGCCCCCGGAGTCCGCCGCGACAGGGAGCTGTGGGGCGGCCGGGAGCGCCCCTTCCCCGGAGAAGTCAGAGAAGGGCTTGGAGCGCGGCAGCTCGTGCCCGGGTACAGGTCTCTGCCGACACGAGCTTCGGGACCGCCTGGCCCCGCGGGGTGGCCGTGGGGGACGCGGGATCCCCGGCCCTTTGCCCGCCTTCGCCAAGATGCCCAATAAGTCGTCCTGGGAGCCCGGGATCGCCAACGTGTCGTGCCCGGACCCCACTCTGGGCTGCGTCAACGCGTCCAGCCCGGAGCCGCTGCCGTCGCTGCTGGCTGTGGCGGTGCCCGTCGTCTACGCGGTGATCTGCGCGGTGGGACTGGTGGGCAACTCTGCCGTGCTGTACGTGCTGCTTCGGGCGCCCCGCATGAAGACCGTCACTAACCTGTTCATTCTCAACCTGGCCATAGCAGACGAGCTTTTCACGCTGGTGCTGCCCATCAATATCGCCGACTTCCTGCTGCGGCGGTGGCCCTTCGGGGAGCTCATGTGCAAGGCCATCGTGACCATCGACCAGTACAACACCTTCTCCAGCCTCTACTTCCTCACCGTCATGAGCGCCGACCGCTACCTGGTGGTGCTGGCCACGGCGGAGTCGCGCCCGGTGGCGGGCCGCACGTATGGCGCCGCGCGCGCCGTGAGCTTGGCGGTGTGGGGGTTCGTCACGCTCGTGGTGCTGCCCTTCGCCGTCTTCGCCCAGCTCGACGACGAGCAGGGCCGGCGCCAGTGCGTGCTGGTCTTCCCGCAGCCTGAGGCCTTCTGGTGGCGGGCGAGCCGCCTTTACACGCTAGTGCTGGGCTTCGCCATCCCGGTGTCCACCATCTGCGTCCTCTACACCACCCTGCTGTGCCGGCTGCGCGCCATGCGGCTGGACAGCCAAGCCAAGGCCTTGGGCCGGGCCAAGAGGCGGGTAACCCTACTGGTGGTGGCGATCCTGGCCGTGTGCCTCCTCTGCTGGACGCCCTACCACCTGAGCACCGTGGTGGTGCTTACCACTGACCTGCCGCAGACGCCGCTCGTCATCGCCCTGTCCTACTTCATCACCAGCCTGAGCTACGCCAACAGCTGCCTCAACCCCTTCCTCTACGCCTTCCTGGACGACAGCTTCCGCAGGAGCCTCCGACAGCTGATAGTGTGCCGGGAGGCCGCCTGACGCCCTCGCGTGCCCCGCTGCCCCACCGGCCCCGCCAGCCCTGGCCGGCGCAGGAGCAGCTGGCGCCTGCGGTGCTCAGAGGGCCCTGCCTGACTTGCAGCCTCAGCGCCCCCGGGAAACGGGGTAGGGATGCAGACCTGGAGAATCAATCGGAAGCGCTGGGGCTGCGCCCTCAAAAGCCGAAGGGCACCGGTCGACCGCGAACTTGTGACCCGGGCGCGTGAGGGCAAAGGACGAGGGCGGGGCTGCGGGAGCCGCCCCTCCTAGCGCTTCTGCCggctccccgcccccgccccgggcGGCCCCGGGCGTGGGCTCCGCGCTCGCCTTTGCCCTTCGCTTCTCCGCTCTCCGCCGCGATTGTCTGCTTCGGCTCTAGCTGGCGAACAGCCTGGCCCGGTCCCCTTCTCCTCCGCGCGCTCTAACCGCTGGGAAAGAGGGTCAGGGCGCGCGCGTTCCGTGCCCACCCCTGTGAGATCCGCCGGGGCCGCCGGGGCCTCTTGCACCGGGGAAGACGGGAGAACTCGGGGTACCTGGCGGGGTGTGTGTGTAGTGTGCGTGTCTAGCGGAGGCGTGGGATGGAGTGAAGGTCGGTGGGCCCGGTTGTCACTGCCCCTCCCTGCCACAGCCCCTTCTTCTTTCTTTGCCGTTTCCTCTTTCCTACCCCTTAAATCCCCTGAAAATGCTCCATGACGGTCAGACTCTGCGGGGACACAGCTCGCCCGGCTCGGGAGGGCCGGGAACCTGCAGGAGTCGCCCGGCGCGCGATTGCGGCGCCCCCTTGAGGAGCCGGCTGGGCGGCGCTGGGCGTCCCGAGAGCGCTGCGTTTGTCGCGGGGCGCACCTGCTAACTGCTCTCGTCACCGCCTACGCTGGTCATCGCGGCTTTCTACAGGGGACTTCAGTACGCCCACACCCCTTCCTCCGATCGACCGCTCAAACGACCTGTACCAGTTAGTTGTCACTGCTTGTGTGAGTACTGTTTTTCAGGACTGTGAACTGTACAAATGATATATATGTCCTAGTCTCCCAAGTTGCTGCGAGGATCGAATGACCTAAAGTGAAATGGGATGTATTGCTCCCTTCGTTCCCTTTCTCCTCTATTCTTCCTTGCCTTCTCCTCAGGGAAAGCCGGGAAGCTGAGATTTCCCTTGGCTGGACGCAGAGACGTGGGTTACCGATGCTTTATTCCTTAGTCCCACACGGCCCCTGGTGGGTAAGTCCCGGTAAACCTGATGAATCCCTGGTTCTGGTCTCACCGGGGAGGCCGGCGGCGCGCGCCAGCACGCTGCCTTTATCTCCACTTATGGGAGACAAAGTGGATTAAGAGAGAGTAATGGCACTTGGGTTTACTCATTCGTCTGCAGTTTATGCCTCAGACATGAGGCCAGAACCTTAACTAGACTCTGATAATCAGTTATggtgttttaaaaagtaattttctttggCATGAATTCTAAACAGGaataaacatttctaaaaatatttgcttcCTATGGTCAGGCTTGGTGTTACCTGTGAGAAAGAGTGAGTTgctagcaggttttttttttttttttttaaccgagTTTGATTGGCATCTTCAATCTCGATTATTTGGTTTCAAAATACCTTTTAAGAAATATACGGAAAGGAAAAACTCCCCCTcgggtgtgtatgtgtggaggGGGAGAAGCAAACCCTTTTTCAGTTTTGGTGAATGAGAGTTGCTTCCTTAGCTCTCAGAGTTATTAGAAACATTGAAATAATTTACAGTGATCagcttagaaaatataaatttacaaaCCTTCTTATTCTGCCTTGGGTGGCAAATAGTAGTAAATagttcaaaataaagtttttgatCACAATGCATTTTGAATGATGGACATCATGGCATTTGAACAGGCCTCCACTGGTGGGCTTCAGAGGCCTCTTAGAATTCATTTTAGTATCCTTCCCAATTTCTGGGAAAcattctattcattttctttataacacACAGAATTCTACAAATACTctgtaatttttcaaaattaaagttttaaatgtagAGTAACTTCTAGACTCCTTAAGGTCATGGACACTTTACTCAGTGGACATTTGGCCTCTAACACAGCTAGGTGTGGCCATCTGGATTTGAAACCTCATCTGTCTGCGTAGGCCGAGTAACTGCATTGATAGACTGTGGACACAGATGGGGGAGAGCTGAGAGTTCCATCTGTCCACTGGATCATCCCTACCATAGATCTACCTAGAACTGTCTCGGAATCTATGGAGATGACTGCTGGAAAAACACATGGACTGGCATTGCTGTGTTGTCCACAGCAAGGCACAGGTTGGCATCCCAACATGCATATGGGGCTAAATAGGACTCAGCAGTTCAGTTCCATCCTAGCTTTCTAAATCATGGGGTAAACTGTTGTATCATTATTTCTAGGTTGTTAGCCTTCATATGAGTATGTAGAAGTCCAGATTGTATGtctcagactttatttttatgtcttacgtaatatgtacaattaatatataaataagccaggcaattgtagaatttatttatatcattgtATTGCAAAGGTTTTAACTCTGTTGAATTCTTGCAGTCTGTGTAAACTATATTCTTTGGTTTTATCACTTCTAATATTTAAATATGCCTATTTGACTTTACTCAATTTACTATAGTAATGTAATGTATATGCTTATGCTTTCTCTTGAGAAATACAGAAACTCTGCTAGTCCATTGCAGAGGAGCTTGGtttaaaataaaagctgaaacATTCTCTGTggtaaatattctattttctgagaACATGGGATCCATAATTTAGTCACCTCGGCATTTATGAATTATTAATTTTCTAAGTACTGCCTTCATGGGAAGTTATCTCATGAAGAAGCAATGAATAAATAGAAGTGTTTGACAGGACAAGATTAAGCAGGAACCCACCCCTCCCTTGCTTAATTTGGTTGATTGTGAAAATGATGCAAAGCTATTGATTGACACAGGGGTTCTAGAACTTATGCTGGGAGAGAAAGGTTGTTAAACTTTTATTACACAATCACAAACCTTGTTTCTTGAGTATTAGGGCAGTGGTGTGGAGAATAAATTATTAGCAGTACACATTGTTATTTCAGTTAGTAGTATGCATAGACATGGCACAAATATGGCAAGGTATAGGATCTCACCTGAAAAACCCCATGGACTTATTAGAAACCCTCCTTTTCTTGGCAacatgctgggaaaactgcaccACCAAACAACAACCCACCATGAATAGTTATCATCTACGTTTATGCATATTAAGAAATTGATCAGAGAATTCTGCACATAATGGTCTTTTATTAGGACAGCTTTGGGTCTGGTACTTTTACATATAAAGAAAGTGAGATGCAAGGAAGGGGACCAATTTAGTCAGGCCCCCAGAGACCAACCAGAGccatctgattctttttttttttttttttttttgtcgttttttcgtgaccggcactcagccagtgagtgcactggtcagtcctatataggatccgaacccgcggcgggagcgtcgccgtgctgccagcgcagcactctaccaagtgcgccacgggctcggccccatctgATTCTTATTCTAGGAAATATCTCATCCTTTTCTGACAAAGATGGAATTGGTTGCAATGTATAATTTGGAAACATTAGAAACTATTAAAtgtctttgaaatatttaatGGATTAAGCAAGGTATATTTACTATTACATCATGTAAGATAAAGGGAgggtaaaatttaataataaaacttcaaTCCCAACTAAGAGACTTGCAAAGTATATGGAGCTGTTAAAgtttatataagaataaaaattcctGGCTGCACTGCTCAACTGCAAATGCACCGTGTGCATTGCAGTCTCCATGCTTTATGCATATGGAGTTGAGCTCCAGATGCATCGTTTATACAGAATAGAATGTTAATGGTGCCTCTATTTATGTAGAAAGGGAGTTTTGCTGTGGATGGTTCTGTCCTTGAGGTTAGAGCAAGGTACATTTATTTATACCACATCTCATAAGATTATATGAAGACATCATATCACACCAattaacaggaaaaacaaaacatgggTAAAAGGAAGAAACGCTAAAATGACTCCTTTCAAAAACTGTCAGAATGGATGAACTGCATGCTTCCCACAGTGGAATACTGACTGGCAGTAGCGGCAGGGTACATCCCCGCAAGCACCTTGAGGGCAGCCCTGCATCCGGACCAGGTGCCCTAGTGGGCTCTGGCCTGTAGAGTTGGCTCAGCATCTTTCTGTGAAATCTGGATCCTCTAACCAAGACTCGTGGCCATAAGGTCATCCCACCTCCCTTCAGAGGTGTCCtgagtgggccggcccgtggctcactcgggagagtgtggtgctgataacaccaaggccccgggttcggatcccatatagggatggctggttagctcattgggtgagcatggtgctgacaacaccaagccaagggttaagatccccttaccggtcatcttttttaaaaaaaaaaaaagaggtgtcTTGAGGAACAGAGTCAATGAGTGCAAGAACCAGGCCGCTGCATGCCATGGAAAGAGTGGGTGGAATTCACTGTTGAATTGTGTGCGAGAGATTGTGAGTGTTCCCAAAGGCGAGGGGCCTGCCACTCATGAATgttaaatagtaaaaacaaaaaggacattttaAATGGTTCATCCATGTGGCAAATGAGCTTTCTTTAGAAAGCAATAAACCTGTGGTAGAGGAGAAGAGAAGACTAGCCCTATTCAGTCTAGGTGATCCGAATGAAGCaatcaaatttaaaaagctgTAAATATTTACACCTGTAAAAGTACCTCGTGTGTCATCCACATCCTCCTACATGACACCATTTTGATTCCTGTAACTCCTCCCTCTCAATAAAAATGCCGCTCTTTATTActacctttttactttttttacagAGGAATTCGAGGAGTCCTAGTTAAAAGGGAGTTTCTCACATAATTTCTGAAGAAATTGCATCTTGGGTTTATTATCACAACTTGTTATTATGGTTAAGATTATAATATACctttaaacacatttatttaatatgcaATGCTTTTTAATGTGCAAGAGATGTTAAATAATGAGGTTTCTTGTGATTTTTGTACTTCCAGTTACAGGAAGAATACATCTAGTATAacttttctattgaatttttcagaCATGATAATGAAAACAATCATCCatccaattttttaaactttaaaaattttgagcccaatgcatgtttaattttttatgttggaaataattttattttttatcaaagtaATACATATGCatggtttaaatttttaaaacttcaattgTACTAAAATACTTATAACCGGCAGTTTCCTGCCTAGTCCTTCCAATCCTCACTCTTCTCACAGCTTCCTGAGCTGTTTCTTCTGGGATTTACTTACTGCCTTGTTGCTAATTGTAAGTTTGCacctcagtgattttttttcagttttgtttatatttatttttgtggggtgcagtgtgttgtttcagtactcGCGTAGCCTGAGcagtgattcacttaaggtagatcgCATAGTTTTGTCCACATTAGCTCACCCCTTATCTTCCCcccatcaccacccccacccctcccagcctctggtaactgtcattctactctctctctctcctttttttttaagcacacaaagattaacatccttattgcaaaaagaactcttaaaaataaattggaaaaatctAAGCTGagatttggtgaaggacatgagccgATAAGTCAAACACCCAAGGAAATACatgtggttaataagtacattctagtATTTGGTGTGGGCTAGAGCGGGGCTGTCCTGGCCCCGTCTCTCAGGATCCCAGGTGTGGGCTGGCTCCCATCGCTGGCCTGGATGTGCAGGGGCGGTGGTGGCGGGGGGAAAAGGGGGACAGGGCTCAGGCCCACACCCTGACTTCCACCCCCCCTGTTGTTGGGCTGtcaatgttttaattaattttagacACTGATTAGGAGGATTTGGGGGAGGCTAGTTGGAGTGGCTTTTGAAAGCTAGTTGTGTCCGAGGGGGTCTCTCCACTAATTTTGTTTTCAGACTTTCACTTCCTGTCCCTATTATTGCTCCAGCACTTGGTCCCTGTCTTCTGCAGTGCCTGGTTCCCTGGGTCCAGCGTATCTCTGGTGCTGGTATCTCCCATTGTGAATTCCCTTTCTTCTTGAGGTGTGGGGAGGAGTGGTCACCTGGCTGCATGGGTCAGACTTGGGAGTCCAACTGTTACTCCTTGTAGAAACTTGCCTGCAGCCTCCCTGTTTGCAGCCCTGCAGCCCGCCCCTAACTCCCATGGGCATGGTGGTCTCTCTGGGGTGCCTTGGAAGCAAATCAGATTAGACGGACAGCTCCATCTGTGTGTCCTTCTGCAGACATTCTTCCACTCTGCTGCttaatttctctccttctgtttACCAGCCACTCAAAATCTGTTGATATCTCTCACCTCTTACCCAGTTTTCTTTGTCCACTAcaattttttcccattatttaatagggttttaaaagaaaataacaatggaTAAATGCTGTATAATTGCCATCATTTTCAACTggaatacatgtgtgtgtgtgtgtaataggTTTGACGAAAATTTTAGTGAACCTTCTTATTGGCCTAGAAGAATTCAGTAAGAAATCAGTTACTTGAAGCTTAGTGTATGAAGGTAGATATGTCATCCAAATGTCATGAAATGTCTGGgaataaaatgatgaatttaagcaatctaaaatatttattacattttggtCAAGGATtaggattcctgtactggccagccccccaaaataaataaaatattaggtttCTCTGGCCACAAGCGTCAGATACTTGGAGATATCTACAGTTATCTGTCAAGAAAGTACAACCCGCTTGCAGCACAACCGCATCTCTGTATAACTCAGCACCACCCCAGCGCAGCACGGTGGACATGGCAGCGTTCATTACCCACACATGCCCAGGCTGCCGTTGAGAACCATGAAATCGGGTTCCCCAGGTGGCACTCGGGCATCAGCATCTCTAAAGCTCCCATCCTGGAGCACAGCCCTGTAGACGATACACATCTCTGTGAATGGAAGAATAAATGCTTGTCATCACACATCACTGAGATATGGGACGTTATTATGGTAAAAACTGAGGCACCTGACacgattttattttttcacctatCATTACATCAATAACTAATTCCATGACTGCTTTTAACTGATCCTTCAGAATCTTGAACCGTTTTTTTTTTGCGTGATCATTGTTTaagttatatttaataataataagctaATATCAATTGAGTAACAAATAATAGTGTCTAAAATATAGAGATATTGACTGTTTAGGTTCTCAGAGCACAGGCTTCTCTTGATtgtagggctttaaaaagaaatcactgTAAGAATTATTTGTCCTGCTGGCATCCTTCAAAGCTCTTTTTTCCCTGCTATTACTatactgaaatataaataatgtCTCAAAATAAACATTCTCTTTGTGAATAATAGTTTATGCTCAGTgggtgaaaaataaaactagtttaaTTAATTCTATTTGTTGTTCTCAGTAGGGGGAGCCAAATTGATAAAATAAACCTACAGGAGCAACTCTGCAGTATTTACTCTCTCCTTGTTTAAGGCATTTGTAAAAGTGGACTTTTCTGCCACCTCAAAGATGACTTATGTAGAAAAACTGGGCTTTGCAGTTGCATTTGTGCtaggcttgttttcttttcttttcttttttaatagtacTCATCAGAAAacttcaagaaaaaaatcttgacttttttttttttacttgctagGTTCCTATCTTTCTCTATGGATTTCCTAATTATCATTTTTAGTGGCATAATATTCCACAGAGGGTgaaaatattattgtatttaataataatataattattaatattaaacattaaatttaGTAATAGTGTCTGCCATTTCTCTATTGCTATTCCTTTACTGctcctgttttaattttttttccttattattacaATGAGCGATTTCatgcatatattttatcttttaaaaaattttttgatatcaCTTCTAGGGTATGCCTAGACGTGTAATTATTCCTTTACCTTCTCACATCTAAATCTCCAAACCGTACCTCttcctctccccgctcccaccgCATGAAAGAGGTGTCTCCCCGGCCAAACTCCAGCTGCATTGCAGCACTCTTGATTCCTTTCCTTGTGGCCTTCTCAGAGGCTTGTTCCTTTTGGCTAACCCCCTTCTCTTCTAAATTATCCACATCTGCCTCCTACTGCATAACTTTTATGGGCATTCAAACATTCTAATACCTTCAACTTCAAtgactaaatagaaaaaaatttccttAAACTCTTCTTTGCAGATGAATGCCAGCTAATAAAGGCAGAAAGaatcacagaattagaaaaattacCATTTTGCAGTTAGATATCAAGCACATTGTGCAATAATTGAGTCAATAAAGTTTATCAATGGATATCAAAACTACTGGGGAAAAGGTTTACAGGGATATTGACACAGCCTCAAAATATTACCCTGAAGATTGCTTGAAAATTGCAACAGTAAAGATATACCTTTATAAAGGAGAAATCTGGTGGGATTACCaagtaataaaatttatcatGATTAAGGACAAGACACCTGGCATTATGTGCCATCTGGCCCACATACAACACAAATTGTGGCATGTGCTTGCTCAAGATGCTTAACTGTAATCTAATCAAACATTTGACTAACTTCTGGTTAATAGAGAAAAACTAGGGATAGAAGAATAGAAGAAAGAATAACACGAAGAAACAATCACATAAATCTAGAATGTGGGCAATTTCTGTAAGACAACTGTCTTGCTGAATTCTCCAAAAAGTCAATGTGACACATACCCAAAAGAGATGGGAGAAATGTTCTACattaaaagacacacacacacacacacatcaaagaCAATGACCAGCTCTAAAAGAGCTTTCAAAGAcaactggggaaatttgaatattgaTTGGATTTCAGAAAttattagggatttttttttttttttttttttttttggtaatttcctCACTTGTGGTAATGATATTTTGGTTATATAGGAGAATTTCTCTATTCTTAGGATA
Proteins encoded in this window:
- the NPBWR1 gene encoding neuropeptides B/W receptor type 1, translated to MPNKSSWEPGIANVSCPDPTLGCVNASSPEPLPSLLAVAVPVVYAVICAVGLVGNSAVLYVLLRAPRMKTVTNLFILNLAIADELFTLVLPINIADFLLRRWPFGELMCKAIVTIDQYNTFSSLYFLTVMSADRYLVVLATAESRPVAGRTYGAARAVSLAVWGFVTLVVLPFAVFAQLDDEQGRRQCVLVFPQPEAFWWRASRLYTLVLGFAIPVSTICVLYTTLLCRLRAMRLDSQAKALGRAKRRVTLLVVAILAVCLLCWTPYHLSTVVVLTTDLPQTPLVIALSYFITSLSYANSCLNPFLYAFLDDSFRRSLRQLIVCREAA